The DNA segment TAGCGTCGCACGAAAACAATGTTGTTGGTCTCGCCCAGCTCTATTGTGCCTTTTTTAAAATCCCTGGTTCAAGTCACATGAAACGCGCAGTACCAAGCATATTATTTAtttttgcagccgccgcggtggcttagtggttatggcgcatggctgctgtcccgaaaagcgcgggttcgatcccagccatggCACGAATTGCTAGAGGCTGCAATGTcagtcggtgcatgttaaagaaccccaggtggtcgaaattaccagagcccttcactacagtgtccctcgtAATCAGTCCCCTTGAGACGTTAAAAccccccaaaaccaaaccaaattattTCTGCCACAAAGAAATTGGCCTGATCAGTATTTCGAACGCAAGAGTTCAGAGATTTATTCCTTTAGTCGTTCAGAAACAACATTGAGAAAAAGTAATTCTTTTTTGCAAATATTACAAATGTATTGTCTATGTACTACCTTTTATgaaatttttattcttttcaggtaTAGTCTGTATATTGAAAGTACCTGTTAATTCCTTTGTTATCACTGCTATTCTTTCCAATTTTGGAAATTTTTTAAAATATGGCTATCTACACTTCACGGAGTATAAACACCCAacttttgggtgcatgttttctttgtaaTGAGGCGCAAGACATCATTGTACACGGATTACCACATAATATTCTCCTGTgaccggtaaataatttataatctaattTTTCTCAAGCCGTTTCGGTTTCAACATCCTCACGATGACTGCAACGTCAAAGAGAGGTTATAGGTCACATAAAGCGTGAAAAACTTGACTATAATCGGTGCTTCTACATTCACTGTCATTCCGGCTCTAGATGGAGGCTGGCTTCAGAACTGTAGAGAATGAAAAACAATCAAGCAGCGATTATGTCggagtttttccatgcctcacgtgacttaTAATCACAATTTGGTgtcgcagccatcgttcagttgttgaaaccgaaacagcataacagaaaaattcgattacaTATAAATTATctagtggtcgtaggcgaataccacatgttGATTCACGCattgtagtgtcttccgcatcattgtagagaagaaaacatgccaccaaaattaggtgtccatACTCATATGGTCGCCATGCATACAAAGCGGCAAAGAAAGCCGAGCATGCTGTTTTTCATTTTGTGCTTGTACAATTCACGAAATTGTCCTTCACCTTGGTTATTTTAGTGATGTATAAAATATTCACCAAGttctgtttttttgtgtgtgtatgctgATTTGTATACCtgtgtatggtttatgggggtttaacgtcccaaagcgactcgggctacgagacgccgtagtgaagggctccgagaatttcgaccacctggggttctttaacgtgcaccgacatcgcacagtacacggacctctagaatttcgcctccatcgaaattcgacctccgcggccgggatcgaacccgcgtctttcaggccagcagccgagcgccataaccactcagccaccgcggcggccgtgtatGTTGTAGCCTTTAAACAAGGGGGGGTAGGAGCTTGTAAAGCTGCTGTGCAGAAGCCCTTTCGTTCATTTCCCCATATTTTGTTGGAACATGAAAGAAACCATGTTCATATCAGTGTATGTGCTTTTCTACCGGGTGCCGAAATCTGTCATCCTGGAAGCTTATTCACTTGCGGTGAGCCACTGTCCTCCAGTTCAAGTTGAGTTCAGGCTGCATACGAGTACTCTAAATACACATTTGTGGCAATGGCTGATCCGCGGGGGTTTAAGAACAGTGTGCGAGGGAAATTATGCTGCGATCAGGGCACTCTGGCCACTTCTTGCATGCTGAAAGATTGTTgctcctccgctggccccacCACCGGCTGCTGATGCGCGCGGAAATTCTCTGGGGAAGGAGCTTCCTGACCCGACGCAGCGACGTGGCTGACTGGCCACGGCCATGGTGGCTgcgtgacatctgaaagaatgCAACTAATAGCAGAGTCCTTCAGTTGCATTTTATGGTCATGAAACTTCGAAGCTCAATGCACTTCAGCACTGCCCAAAGTGGCCATACGGCGGCGAGGCGTCAATCGAGGAGCATGTTTTGGTATGCGGCGAAGCGGGAGGCTGCCTAACTGCATAGAAAGCGACGtttgcggtgttttttttttgtgtgagcATGTGAATACGTGCGTTTTTTGTGAACAATCGAGTGCTGCCTACACACGAAGTCTTCGCCTTGCTGTTGTTCTGGCTGCAGGAGCAACAATGAAAAAGGCATCACTTTTTCGTTTCCTGTCTTACGCTGAACTGCGAGAGGGATGAAGTGGCATCTACTGAAAAGAAGTTGATGGCTTCTCTTCCAATTTGCTGAACACGTGTGTTTGTGAGAAACCTTTCAATCCAACAGACATCGTTCAGCACAACAAGTTCGTAGCGCGTTGCTGCGACGCGAGTTGCCCAAGCTGAATCCTGACGGTGTTCTTAAGGTATTCGAAGGGCTGCCACAGTACTTGACCAAGCCCAAACTATGTTCTCGGCCGTCAACAAAGCGACGCCGTATCGCATCAGATGCCTGCACGGTAGCGGACACTTCGGATAACTTATACCCTAACTACCATAGGCTAAGCTGCTAAAACAGTAAATGACTGGGAGCCTGTGTCAACACAGTTCGCTCGCTAGGAATGACatctgtccattttttttttttgttttttcagatgCTCACAAAGTAGACATTCCAGTTTGAACAAAGCCTGCCCAACTATAAAACTGGTGCGGGATCCCAAGCCGCACGGACTTAAATTGCAGCTTCACGACTGTACATACAAAGAGCCGAGccagtggacaaaaaaaaaatcgagccaCTAACTGCTAGTTGACGCTTCTTTTTGTGTTCGTAAAATGTGTGAATAAATGGTTAATTTGTACAACACATTCACTTTTCATTTTATGCATGTACACCGCCAAAGACTGTGACTGGTAAGTTCAGAAAATAATTTACCTCACCATGTTAGAAAGGAGCACGGTACAGATCTGTAATTTGTATATAAGAATGGCATTATTGGATTGCAATCAGGGCAGTTCGCGTGCCGTACTATAGCATTGTCACAATTAGCGGTGCCCGCTGAAAATGCACCGTTTATAGTTCGAAAGATGAACACAAGGCATTACAGTCTGCCTGCGCAAGTATCGCAAACAAAACCGAATGCACCGTGCTTCTGAAAGGTGAACGTTATGGTGCCATGCATAGCAACAGCCTGCATGACGTTTGTCAGCAGTTGTAGACGCTTAGCCATGCATAAAATCCTCCATTAAAATCCCACGTTGGACAGTGCTAAACATACCAGTGTGTAATTCAGCGTACTGTTAAACCTGTGGTGTCCACTTAGGCCAGGTTAGCGACACAAGCACAGCGCAAATCTAATGGGTGCAGTCTGCCAACACGGCCATTGCCTTATTACGCTCCGCATTGCAGTCACATGACGCCACAGTAAGTTAATACTTCATCTCGCATGCTGCTAGCAGCACTGTGAAAGGTAGAAGTCTCTCGTCCAATTAGTGCCAAGGAAGAGAACAAATAGTCCCTCAGATATTTGTGCAGTGTTATGACCATTTTTCAAGCAGTTATTGCAATGATTGAAAAATAGTTCAGGATGGTGTTTCGCAAGTACAATGAGCATTTCATTCACTGGTTAGATTAGCAGACAAAGTCCACCTGACCACAACTGCAGGGTCCTGCTGAGAAGTGGTGCGCTGCCTTTAGTAGACATGGCGCCCACCGATTTGGCAGTCTCCTGCGCGGCAGAGTGGTGCTCTTCCTagagatggagccaccagtcgcggTGTAAGGGGGAAAAGGAACACGTTTTGTAGTGCACAGTGTTCCGATTGGCTTAGATCATCGCAGCCTGCACAGCACTGCAAACAGCTTGCGAGATGGAGTATACTGTTTCAATGTCCCATTAAGCACAAGTATCCATGCAGCAAGAGCCAGCCGTGGCACCGTAGGCAGCGCTCTTTCTCTGTATAACCATCAAACTGGCTAGGATTATGGAACTGTTGGGGATACAGGATCTCCGCTTTAATTTTGCATAAAATAAGAAAATAGCATGGGTGCAGAAGCAAGTTTTTCTGGTGCAACCACACCATACACTGGTGGCGTCATCGATAGCTCACGGCTCCCAGATCAGTGGTAGTACCCCTAAAGGCTACTGAAACCAAACTTTGGCATGACTTTTAGGGGGCAGTCTTTGTTCATGGCCATAAATCACATGAACAAGTTGAACCATACATTCTTGTACTTAATGTCGTATTTCACTTCAAATGTCCACCGCAGCCAGATAACAGTAATTTGACTAAATACAAAGCCGCTACAGTGAAGCCATGCTTGCTAGCAGATAACTTAGTGCAATTTATAGCGCAATTACAACTGGATGGTTTGTTTGGTTCTAAGAGGTTTAATGTccaaaagcgactcgggctatgaaggacaccttagtggagggctccggataatttccaccacctggttAACTGCTTGTCTCTGCAGAAAAAAAGAGCTGTTGCCTTTTATGGTGGTGAATGAACTATTGTGGATTAAGGATAACCACTATGAGAGAAATTTGTTTGTCGAGTCTCCTCTAGAGCAAATTAACCTCTTAGTGACAGCATTGTTTCATGCCACGCGCAGGGACGCACCAAAGAAGCAGCAGGACCTCAAAGTGTGCATCGGAGCCAAGCGAGGTCGGCCCTACACAGCCGGATCCTCCAGAGGGAAAAGGTTGTGATGAACATAGCCACTGCAGTGGTGCGTGTGCACCACCTCATCACTCAAGGTCACTCTGAATGCCCGCACAAGTTTAGCAGGGGATTTTCATGTAAGAACCCGACACTTCATGTCTGTACATTGTCATGTACCTCCCTGTCCAATGTTTTATTTAATAAAGACGCTAGCTTTACAAAAGTTGTAGCCATGCTGAAGCCACAATGGACACCTGTATGCAGCAGGGAAACAGCTGTGCACTTTTTGGTACGAAAAATAAAAGGCCATCTGTCTTTTCTGCAGCAGTGTCCATACCCTTGTTTGGCATGAGTATTTCAGGTATTAATGATTGCAACAGCGTCCTTCAAGTTGTCTTTAAAAACTGGACTGATGACAGAAGCAGCCCTAGCAACACTACTGTGACACATGAATTCTACCGAGCAGAGCTCGTTGAACACTGAAGCATCTGGTCAGCTCGCCTACACAGGGTAGGTTGACTCACTTCGTCAAAATGCATTTAATCCCACTTGCAACTGGGAGCTGGTTTAGCAGAAACAGGCACCATTTTACAGGACCCGCTTATGCTGCGGTGCTTTACAAGACTACAGTACAATGAATTGCCTCGCTTGATGCCCGCGCCAGTGTTTACACTTAAACGTCCCGCTGACCTTTCATGGCCCGACACAACCTGCCTCTGTCGGGATTCATGTAAACATACCTATAGTTGGCACACAGTCCAGGCACACTGGTAAGCAAGAGTGTAGATATGGGCTGGTCAGCACAGCTACGTATCACTGCCTCACAAACACTGACGGCCATGCAATATGAAGCACAACCAAGGCATTCTGTTGAGGTCACGGACGTGAAGTTCTAAGTTTGTTCCTCTTCTGTTACTAATGCACTTGGTCCACTGCGAAACACTAATTAGCTGTGCAATATTCACACGTCACAGCAGGCACAAACTGCACAGGCACTTCTTGAGCATTGCGTGTGGGGCTGAGTGTGGTTGTAGTTCATGCACATCATAACTTGTCACAGTTCCTCTGGCAAAAGTGTAATGGACATCTTCCGCTGAGGCCACGTATATGTTTTTGGCAGTgtcagctgcaaaaaaaaaaatgtatgcatCCATAAAACAAAATGCAACCGTGGTCAAGTTGCATTGACACTTACGCCTTCAGCAGTGCACAGTTCTTCCATGGACACAGTCATCTCTGAGATAAGATCTTCAGTCAGCAGGATCTGCATTGCAAGAGCACTTAACTCAAGGCTTgcagaaaaatatgaaaatttcaTACCTGCAGCCAGGAACCCTGTACTGTATATGGTTGCTCTGCATTTGCAAAGGCTCCAATAACGCTTGGAACCACAAATGTAACTGCCGCACAGTCAACTGAGCTCTTGAATGTGAAATGGCGGCCATGTTTTAACCTTCCCCTGTAAATAAGAACATGTTGTGAAACAGCATGGCCTCACCATAGTCCAAGCACTGTTCTGGGGGCTACCTCAGTACTAGGGGAAACAGCAGGCCGGCCTCCAAATTCAGCTGTAAGTGGACTGCTTCCAAAGCTCGAGTTTGAGCCAACTCTCGTGTTTCCAGGCCATTGTCTCTGCATAAAAATGGCACTCGATACAATAACATTGGCTGATATAATTCCTTATGTAACCACTGAAGAATGTGTTACCATGACAAGAGCACGGAGATTTACTCCACTCACTCTGTTTCACTGCTTGGCTGACTGCCAAGCAGCCCCTTCTTGAGAGTCCTTTTGATTTCCTCGGACTCGTACTGCGATATGCTGGGCGTATCGACTGAGGCAGTGTTCCCAGGCTCCTTAGCACTTTGCACAACTGGAGGGAACTCCTCTGACCAACACAGCTTCGCACTGACGCCACTCAGGTCCGACCCTTCGACTTCGATTCCTTGGTCTACAGCATCCTGCAAAGTGGGTTTCTTGGTGCCTGTCCCGGCCTGCGGGCATGCAGCCGAAAGGAGAGCACCTGGATACTGGGGTCGAGCTCGAACACCGTTTCGCCTCGGCGCATGTTGGTCACCAGCcagggcccgccggcccccggCACGCGCTGCATGAGTGCCACGAAGCTACGACCGTTCCACTGCTGGGCCGCCTTGAGCTCCTCCGCGCACACGCCAACAATCTGCGCGAGCTGAACAGTTAGCGAAGCCCCCAGCACCGTATACCTCTAACACTTGCCTGAATAAAGCTGACAGGCCCAAACGGCGTGACCACCGTACCCAGCTGCGGGTCCTCCATCATGAGCATATGCTCTATTCGCGACTCACTGTTGTCCAGCGGGCAGTGCCAGGAGACATGGTCACCGTCGCACAGCACATTTCCCGACTGAAACACGTACTTCGCCAGGCCCTGCATCACGGCCGCCGGCCAGGTCGGCGGCCCCGTCTCGTCGGGCTCCTTGCGCAGCCGGAATGTGAGCTCAAAGCCGAAGCCACTAGGTGTGTCCGCGCCCGATATCCTGCGAAATTGTCATCACTAGTTACGGCTAAGCGCTCGCGGCAGAGGTAAACTGCTGAACGTACTCGTGGACCCTGCCGTCTCCGTGAAGATCCGACAGGCCAAAGCTGACATAGTGCCAGTGCGGCGGAATCTCTTTGCTTTCGTCCCCTTGATTCGCGTACATGCTGATGTAGTCGAGCGGGTCTGGACCTCCCAGCCTGCAACGTAAGCGCGGCAGCCTCTTGGTCAGTGGAGACGGCCACGCTCTGAAAAACTTATGCTAGTTTGTCCATAGCAATGCACCGCGGAAACAAACACTACAGACAAGGTAGCCGGGACAGGCGCTTGTCCCGCCTGCCTAGTCTTCAGCGTTTGTCTTTTGTACTTGCGCTATTTGTCTTTGGAGGGTGCTCACATTCGAAGGCGCAGATACAAAGAGAGTGATGGCAGCGCGGTAGAGAAGCATTCATTTGAGCGGCCTGTGAGCGCAGCGCGCGCAAGTAATGGAACACAAAAGAGACTGGTAAAGACGAAATGAGCAGAGGCTACGCTCACCAGTACTTCAGGACTGCTGCAACTTGCAGAGGATTTGGCTGGTCGCTGTATATTTGAAGACATGCCGAGTAGAGAGCTTCCAGGCCAGGGGGAATTTGAGGGAAGCCAACTACAGGGAAGCCCGAGGCACCGACTCCTCGTTTCGCTTCCATGTTGAAAATTCCTTACAGCGCCTGCAGCGCCATCTAAAAACGTTGGCAGCGCCTCTCATGCGGTTAATGTGCTATCCAATGCCTCGTGAAGAACATGCATGAAGCGTCGGGGgttttttctgcccgccgtagagcgcgcgtccgccgtatggccgcgctgtcagatgaccctctagcagacgacacgcaggcagcacagaattttcttctgactgccgttgcagcaaaaagtatgccttctggtgcgctgtttcttatattattagtgtggtgtgtttagtgttaccgtttgacaagtgacgcgtcgatgactgcagttgctggagggagtagcgagcgaaaatgggtTGCTGGTCGTTCCGTTTTGCAAGTCCAGTCAACGAAACAAGAAGaccggcgtttcgttccatgaaattcctgccgacttagaactccgggaaagacggctcaaggtaattagaggaaaaaactggcagccaagcacaacctcaaattattctgcagtttgtagcttgcatttccagccacggaaatgctactgtagacagttttACTGCCCACCAAGACAGAGGTCGACTCTTTTGGCCGACGTCAGCGCTCCTAAGACTGTTGCAGGGCCTCAAGAAGATCAttgatatcatgctcaaagaccgaacgcatcttcaaaggccactggacacatgctttcTCTACAACTAGTgcgaataaaatcgcgggttgcTGTCCTGACgtgtgagaacaaggatagcggccaCAGAGAAGCGCtgctgcatattatatgcaagaagttcatcaaaccgttgctaacaaacgatgcacttgacataacagacaagaacgcagttgcgaagatgtgcaagaaacctctttcccgaaaattctcGAAATAGCAGTAACAAACAATATAgaattccgccgccttcatcacaccgacgcatgccattgatccttgtaagtgcgcatgtgtctgtgccttcaagcgcagtttttttttatattcacaagtcgctcgccatgtctgatactccccttaaTTATTCCAGTTGTAATTTCATCAACGCACATGCTTGTCATTTGGTGAAATCTGGTCAGTCAGGCGcgctgtgttactcccaaagtcactgtgcgcgtgtgcatcacacaggaacctagtgagctgtgtttcttgcggaaagaatagagaaaaGGGGCAtaagtttatttgaaatttgtcaacgttactCAAGGAGGTACtattcggcgaaagctcgtcggaaaaatgaccagaaacagcgcaggctggggcttccaagatctgcttcagcctatcgaaacatctctcgcaatgctccgcagcaagattgtaacagacgcgcgattcgcaaagttctaagaactttagatatgagggatgtgcccccgCGGGCCAACGACTCCAcaggcaggttaccgcgacgtctccggcttccatccattgagcgccatgcagtcctcctttcccacgggtcacctCTACatttgagagctcaggtaattccggacttcctcctgtccttactctatctcatggattattttccctttttgcttgtccgaagtagttatTGATTCCTTGCCATTAGCAGCAGTACAATACACAACCATCCAAACATATtcattttgttgtaaaccgtccaaaagttcctggttatgcagcagacaaaaggtcctagcggcatgatagaacggcgtgcacagcacgctttgagatttcgaaatcgaaactgatgatcctctttcagtattATGTGGAAGCCAGCTCAGAtttcttaagcatttgctgcactctaagCCCTTGAAAAACATATTTTTGTATTAACAAAGTAAAAGTTGTTGCTCACTGCCTGAAAAAAGGATGAAGCAGCATGATCGGGCGCCGCGCATCACAGTcgcccagccattgaaaccgaaattgaagGCCATACATCTTTTAGCGTCGCCTAGCGGCCAGTCTACGCAATGTGAGGTGATCTCGGGGACCATTGAAATCGAGCAGACGCTTCAGGCATGCTCTTCAGGAGATGTTGGTGCTATCTTCTTAGCCGCACTACCGCTGTTTTCGGTAATATAATGATCATAATACATATATACACTAATACTTTGTTACAAAAATACGTAAATAATTTTTGTTAATAAAGGGTAAAATTTTATACACTTTTCTTAGACAGGACCAGCGTGAAACAAACAGCGGTGTGTACCCGTGCTGTACGGAACCACGGTGTTGTATGTAGTACACTGTGGGTAGGACGTTTGAGAGAAGCCGCCTGTGAAGTATCTGTTGTTGGTGCGAACGTCTGTGATAGATTATGGAAACGTATGACGTGATAGTTAATCAGCCAGTAGTTATAGACAACGTAAGTACGCGTTCTTTAAGTCTGCGCAGGGTATAAATTCTC comes from the Amblyomma americanum isolate KBUSLIRL-KWMA chromosome 1, ASM5285725v1, whole genome shotgun sequence genome and includes:
- the Su(fu) gene encoding suppressor of fused domain protein isoform X1 — encoded protein: MEAKRGVGASGFPVVGFPQIPPGLEALYSACLQIYSDQPNPLQVAAVLKYWLGGPDPLDYISMYANQGDESKEIPPHWHYVSFGLSDLHGDGRVHEISGADTPSGFGFELTFRLRKEPDETGPPTWPAAVMQGLAKYVFQSGNVLCDGDHVSWHCPLDNSESRIEHMLMMEDPQLGTVVTPFGPVSFIQIVGVCAEELKAAQQWNGRSFVALMQRVPGAGGPWLVTNMRRGETVFELDPSIQDAVDQGIEVEGSDLSGVSAKLCWSEEFPPVVQSAKEPGNTASVDTPSISQYESEEIKRTLKKGLLGSQPSSETEDNGLETRELAQTRALEAVHLQLNLEAGLLFPLVLRGRLKHGRHFTFKSSVDCAAVTFVVPSVIGAFANAEQPYTVQGSWLQILLTEDLISEMTVSMEELCTAEGLTLPKTYTWPQRKMSITLLPEEL
- the Su(fu) gene encoding suppressor of fused domain protein isoform X2, which translates into the protein MLGGPDPLDYISMYANQGDESKEIPPHWHYVSFGLSDLHGDGRVHEISGADTPSGFGFELTFRLRKEPDETGPPTWPAAVMQGLAKYVFQSGNVLCDGDHVSWHCPLDNSESRIEHMLMMEDPQLGTVVTPFGPVSFIQIVGVCAEELKAAQQWNGRSFVALMQRVPGAGGPWLVTNMRRGETVFELDPSIQDAVDQGIEVEGSDLSGVSAKLCWSEEFPPVVQSAKEPGNTASVDTPSISQYESEEIKRTLKKGLLGSQPSSETEDNGLETRELAQTRALEAVHLQLNLEAGLLFPLVLRGRLKHGRHFTFKSSVDCAAVTFVVPSVIGAFANAEQPYTVQGSWLQILLTEDLISEMTVSMEELCTAEGLTLPKTYTWPQRKMSITLLPEEL